A section of the Roseivirga sp. BDSF3-8 genome encodes:
- a CDS encoding PQQ-binding-like beta-propeller repeat protein — translation MKYIKINELENIKLQPVLASDKMLALDLEDQVHIYDIESLKQLESKHFGGKSNIEVIDNEVYLYLNDSLERINLKTLDLEKKWKKEFGQIAYVDKEYVAEQLCDRKSKKLRLAMFECSPSRLIWEREFTGHRFARNFVKGLFLTDINFTYLIKLNLETGEELWSYSLPEEEKVEGNVYVYENILVIPSKAGQTPFDKTYLQGINMNTGELLWRRESNIYLYQNNRTGLLYAFGGEVYIVINPKNGETLVKEEFKGIKEANKLLIVSNMCRMCGNGLYFISDYVENYYDCQFGKINTDSHEIEFIQKLDVAEGVKADPPIYYNGRIYIKDSLNTLHIYEQVG, via the coding sequence ATGAAGTACATAAAGATTAATGAGCTGGAAAATATAAAACTGCAACCAGTACTTGCTTCCGATAAAATGTTGGCGTTAGATCTCGAAGATCAAGTGCACATTTACGATATAGAATCATTAAAGCAACTCGAATCGAAACACTTTGGCGGGAAAAGTAACATTGAAGTCATTGATAACGAGGTTTATCTTTATCTAAATGATTCATTAGAGAGAATCAATTTAAAAACGCTCGACCTTGAAAAGAAATGGAAAAAGGAGTTCGGACAAATAGCCTATGTGGATAAGGAGTATGTTGCGGAGCAGCTATGTGATAGGAAAAGTAAAAAATTACGACTAGCCATGTTTGAGTGCAGCCCTAGTCGATTAATATGGGAAAGAGAATTTACGGGTCATCGCTTCGCCAGAAATTTTGTGAAAGGGCTATTTCTAACAGATATCAATTTTACTTACTTAATTAAATTAAATCTTGAAACTGGCGAAGAACTTTGGTCTTATTCTTTACCTGAAGAAGAAAAGGTTGAAGGCAATGTGTATGTCTATGAAAATATTTTGGTGATTCCGTCAAAAGCTGGACAAACACCTTTTGATAAAACTTATCTTCAAGGAATAAACATGAATACGGGAGAGTTACTTTGGAGAAGGGAATCCAATATTTACCTATATCAAAATAACCGTACAGGACTTTTATATGCTTTTGGAGGTGAAGTATACATAGTCATTAATCCAAAAAATGGAGAAACCTTGGTTAAAGAAGAATTTAAAGGGATTAAAGAGGCAAACAAGCTGCTGATAGTTAGCAACATGTGTAGAATGTGTGGAAATGGTTTGTACTTCATTAGTGACTATGTAGAGAATTACTACGACTGCCAGTTCGGGAAAATCAATACAGATAGCCACGAAATAGAGTTTATCCAAAAATTGGATGTAGCAGAAGGTGTAAAAGCTGATCCTCCCATTTATTATAACGGAAGAATCTATATTAAGGATAGTTTAAATACCCTCCACATTTACGAACAAGTTGGTTAA
- a CDS encoding helix-turn-helix domain-containing protein: protein MQTYEDSRSGAFFSLTRDYTSDFQWVSHKPYLLYIHWNRSPEPIPVNIGSVPLTLMPGQLISNTFLQEFTIAKSSALLTTFAFNREFYCIRDHDQETSCNGILFMGARTPPLITPGAEETRKLGLLLAVFEDEFGTRDNIQEEMLRMLLKRLIIKLTRLVRHQQMPHVKDMQTVDIIRKFNILVDQHFRVKHQVQDYAELLHRSPKTLSNLFAKYSLESPISIIHGRITLEAKRLLLHSSLNVKEIAYQLGFTSPGAFQHVFKKCTGHSPAAFRAAPDKQSA from the coding sequence ATGCAAACCTATGAAGACAGCAGAAGCGGAGCATTTTTTAGCCTGACCAGGGATTACACTAGCGATTTTCAATGGGTTAGCCATAAACCCTATCTGCTGTACATTCACTGGAACAGAAGCCCCGAACCCATTCCCGTCAATATAGGTAGCGTGCCCCTCACCCTGATGCCCGGTCAGCTTATCTCCAATACATTTTTGCAGGAGTTTACTATTGCCAAAAGTTCAGCCCTTCTCACCACCTTTGCCTTCAACAGAGAGTTTTACTGTATACGCGATCACGACCAGGAGACCAGTTGCAACGGCATCCTGTTTATGGGAGCCCGCACCCCTCCCCTTATCACCCCCGGTGCAGAAGAAACCAGAAAGCTAGGCCTCCTTCTCGCTGTTTTTGAAGATGAGTTCGGTACCCGTGATAATATCCAGGAAGAGATGCTGCGTATGCTGCTCAAGCGGCTCATCATCAAGCTCACCCGGCTGGTGCGCCATCAGCAAATGCCCCATGTAAAAGATATGCAGACAGTGGATATCATTCGGAAATTCAATATCCTGGTAGACCAGCACTTTCGTGTAAAACACCAGGTACAGGACTATGCCGAACTGCTGCATCGCTCACCAAAAACCCTCTCTAACCTCTTTGCAAAATATAGCCTTGAGTCACCGATTTCGATCATCCACGGCCGTATCACCCTCGAGGCCAAACGACTGCTTTTACATTCTTCTCTCAACGTGAAGGAAATCGCCTACCAGCTAGGCTTTACGAGCCCCGGCGCCTT
- a CDS encoding M20 family metallopeptidase, which yields MRKFVLYLLIGFSLFSFQSAVAQTAVNQENNTMHQAIRQRTDQIYDSLVAIRRDFHRHPEVAENEAETSQKIIRYLKELGLEVLTDVGGYGVVGILHGSEGGKSIAWRADIDAMASDFPDVVDFASENEGVRHICGHDVHTTVAMGIANVLASQKDHIRGTVYFVFQPSEENIKGAKAMIDDGLFDLIKPDETYALHISPFPAGTIAAKAGNMYADYKKIDILLDKNDNSAEAISAVKEIIRSIENKRSPDAFDNRANLGHPEMGVMNPNTIYKDYLSLDATIRVKEGDSNVTINAYMNSSDDEQLKRAKELLTQKLRSFEYKDLVQSIDFHPITYTVKNDPALVNKSLESISTIYGSESVVPLYGVLAGNSDDFALFQEQVPGVYFFLGGSDYSKGVISMPHTPGFQVDESSIKIGVQYFSSLIVERLDGR from the coding sequence ATGAGAAAATTCGTATTGTACCTGCTAATAGGCTTCAGCCTGTTCTCTTTTCAGTCTGCCGTGGCTCAAACGGCCGTTAACCAGGAGAACAACACCATGCACCAGGCCATCCGGCAGAGAACCGATCAGATATATGATAGCCTCGTGGCCATCCGAAGAGATTTTCACAGACATCCTGAAGTTGCCGAGAATGAAGCAGAGACTTCCCAAAAGATCATCCGGTACCTGAAAGAACTCGGACTGGAAGTACTAACAGATGTAGGAGGATACGGCGTAGTAGGCATTTTACATGGTAGTGAAGGCGGCAAGTCCATTGCCTGGAGGGCTGATATCGATGCAATGGCCTCTGACTTTCCCGATGTGGTCGATTTTGCGTCTGAAAATGAAGGCGTGCGGCACATCTGCGGGCACGACGTCCATACCACAGTAGCCATGGGGATCGCCAATGTACTGGCAAGTCAGAAAGACCATATTAGGGGCACCGTATATTTTGTTTTTCAGCCATCCGAAGAAAATATAAAAGGAGCCAAAGCCATGATAGACGACGGGCTCTTTGATCTTATCAAACCCGATGAAACCTATGCCTTGCACATAAGCCCGTTTCCCGCTGGTACTATAGCTGCCAAAGCCGGGAATATGTATGCTGATTATAAAAAAATTGACATCCTCTTAGATAAGAATGACAACAGCGCTGAAGCCATATCCGCGGTGAAAGAGATTATCAGAAGCATAGAGAACAAAAGATCTCCCGATGCTTTTGACAATCGGGCCAATTTAGGACACCCTGAAATGGGCGTTATGAACCCCAATACCATCTACAAAGACTACCTTTCACTGGATGCTACCATAAGAGTAAAGGAAGGAGATAGCAACGTGACCATCAATGCCTACATGAATAGCAGCGACGATGAGCAGCTTAAGCGTGCAAAAGAGCTCTTAACCCAAAAGCTCAGGTCTTTTGAATACAAAGACCTGGTACAAAGTATTGACTTCCATCCTATTACCTATACTGTTAAAAACGATCCGGCATTAGTTAATAAGTCCCTGGAAAGCATTTCAACTATATATGGATCAGAAAGCGTCGTCCCGCTATACGGAGTTCTCGCAGGCAACAGCGATGATTTTGCCCTTTTTCAGGAGCAGGTGCCTGGGGTGTACTTTTTTCTCGGGGGCTCTGATTACAGCAAAGGCGTTATTTCCATGCCACATACCCCCGGTTTCCAGGTAGATGAAAGCAGTATTAAAATTGGTGTGCAATATTTTTCCTCATTGATTGTCGAGAGGTTAGATGGCCGCTAG
- a CDS encoding DsbA family protein: MPENEFIYVFDPLCGWCYGFDEHLLRLQKKFGSDMPFTVFSGGMIIDENAKPIAESAEFIKSHIPAVEEATGVTFGKPFLDLMEEGTYHLDSEPPSRALKVFKRLGDRTKSLQFGSRIQEMLYKEGKDLNQVEVYLQDAEKFGVDPSLFRDFFEEENIKRKTREEFDFTRSLGVRGYPTLILRTGDKGAVISRGFLPFRELVRAVETVFANTGDN, translated from the coding sequence ATGCCGGAAAATGAATTTATCTACGTATTCGACCCTCTCTGTGGCTGGTGCTACGGGTTTGATGAGCATTTACTCAGACTCCAGAAGAAGTTTGGCAGTGATATGCCCTTTACCGTATTCAGCGGGGGAATGATCATTGACGAAAACGCAAAGCCCATAGCCGAGTCCGCCGAATTTATAAAAAGCCATATCCCCGCCGTGGAGGAAGCCACCGGTGTCACCTTTGGTAAGCCCTTCCTGGACCTGATGGAAGAAGGTACCTACCACCTTGATTCAGAGCCCCCCTCCCGCGCACTCAAGGTCTTTAAGCGACTCGGTGACCGCACCAAGTCCCTGCAATTCGGTAGCCGTATACAGGAAATGCTCTATAAAGAAGGCAAAGACCTTAACCAGGTGGAAGTCTACCTGCAAGATGCCGAAAAGTTCGGAGTAGATCCCTCCCTGTTTCGTGATTTTTTTGAGGAGGAAAATATCAAGCGCAAAACCCGCGAAGAGTTTGATTTTACCCGTTCGCTAGGCGTCAGAGGCTACCCCACCCTCATTTTGCGTACCGGCGACAAAGGTGCGGTCATCAGCCGTGGCTTCCTTCCCTTCCGGGAGCTGGTACGAGCCGTGGAGACCGTGTTTGCTAATACCGGGGATAACTAG
- a CDS encoding PQQ-binding-like beta-propeller repeat protein codes for MFKLIDKYDNVLRYFLNENNLFFTSEKMDNGGEIKKMDLSNGNLIASKSTGSALFTFTKNANGFLAKDISGNGLLFSYLLDKPIEIPSPTKVGENHVLTDFISVYQGRIKNREFGIYSISSNDVLWMSSQLKALEVFGDKIFGQSEFVIYRTAPDTGRLLWKSDLKTKYRELIGIRGGVRILGLCENLVIAAIENIDKLIALDLATGVLKWDRTTLAGFYKLDIIKSKLHIITGAYKCLDPISGNALDSFDDQQYFKEVGIFSQRNNYAIDGDHLITTDYQKGIIGALNTATHKFDWLHEEEGVSFPTPSPVVYQAPYLLVHDNRGTLHIFQKE; via the coding sequence ATGTTCAAGTTAATAGATAAGTACGATAATGTTCTGAGGTATTTCCTTAATGAAAACAATTTGTTCTTTACCTCAGAAAAAATGGACAATGGGGGTGAGATCAAAAAAATGGATCTGTCAAATGGTAATTTGATCGCTAGTAAATCCACTGGTTCAGCTCTTTTTACCTTCACTAAAAATGCAAATGGATTTTTAGCCAAAGACATCAGCGGAAATGGGTTGTTATTTAGTTATTTATTGGACAAACCGATCGAAATCCCTTCTCCGACAAAAGTCGGAGAGAATCATGTATTAACTGATTTTATTTCAGTTTATCAAGGAAGGATTAAAAACAGAGAGTTTGGTATTTATTCTATCTCTTCTAACGATGTTCTATGGATGAGCAGTCAACTAAAGGCTTTAGAAGTTTTTGGAGATAAGATATTTGGTCAATCTGAATTTGTAATCTATAGAACTGCTCCTGATACAGGCAGGTTATTATGGAAGTCGGATTTAAAAACGAAATATCGTGAACTAATTGGAATTAGAGGTGGCGTAAGGATACTAGGGCTCTGTGAAAATTTAGTTATTGCTGCAATTGAAAATATAGACAAGCTCATTGCTTTAGACCTTGCAACGGGAGTATTAAAGTGGGATCGTACTACATTGGCGGGATTTTACAAGTTGGACATTATAAAAAGCAAGCTGCATATCATCACAGGAGCGTATAAATGTTTAGATCCAATAAGCGGAAATGCATTGGACAGTTTTGATGATCAACAATATTTTAAAGAAGTAGGCATCTTTAGCCAACGAAACAACTATGCTATTGACGGGGATCACCTGATTACTACCGACTACCAAAAAGGAATCATTGGGGCACTTAACACGGCCACCCACAAATTTGATTGGTTACATGAAGAAGAAGGCGTAAGTTTTCCAACTCCGAGTCCGGTTGTTTATCAAGCTCCTTATTTATTAGTTCATGATAATAGAGGGACCCTTCACATCTTTCAAAAAGAATAA
- a CDS encoding helix-turn-helix domain-containing protein — MKAIHYPSLFKYARQSMGLNQREMAERLRVHQSTVSKIESGKHCPHRGTMMGLARLTGLSMHLLTQRAAHHTRQQKLPKTTHVNRPAIRYKPADLQVAKFRQSELRNKLKTSLYLKEKALQRQQAQRYMHDLAETNALQILSEAQEITSHLQQNNAPPALLATARKTQHEAASHLALLRKKAIRIPPGYKLLLMEAEVRQLKARIEVL, encoded by the coding sequence ATGAAAGCGATACACTACCCCAGCCTTTTCAAATACGCCCGCCAGAGCATGGGTCTGAACCAGAGGGAGATGGCTGAGCGCCTGCGCGTACACCAAAGCACTGTAAGTAAGATAGAAAGCGGCAAACATTGTCCACACCGCGGCACCATGATGGGCCTTGCGCGCCTGACCGGCCTCTCCATGCACCTGCTCACCCAAAGGGCAGCACACCATACCCGGCAGCAAAAATTACCCAAAACCACCCACGTCAACCGCCCGGCCATCAGGTATAAACCTGCCGACCTGCAGGTGGCGAAGTTTCGCCAAAGCGAGCTACGCAATAAGCTTAAAACCAGCCTCTACCTGAAAGAAAAAGCCCTGCAAAGGCAACAGGCCCAGCGCTATATGCATGATCTGGCAGAGACAAATGCCCTGCAAATACTCAGTGAAGCACAGGAGATTACCAGTCACCTCCAACAGAATAATGCTCCCCCCGCCCTGCTGGCTACAGCCCGTAAAACACAACACGAGGCCGCCAGCCACCTGGCCCTGCTCCGCAAAAAAGCCATCCGCATACCCCCAGGCTACAAACTACTGCTTATGGAGGCAGAAGTGAGGCAGCTAAAAGCGAGAATAGAGGTTCTTTGA
- a CDS encoding fibronectin type III domain-containing protein: MMKGRPLRRLWVKVWVCMFCLLGVFGQASAQSAVQASLQLFPPHSVYLSHYSQPGSLQVQLLLRDLSEASYPVQLRWSIEGPGIRLTTRQGYQGNVITLQGGMPRLLSAPELASGLSADALDFSGYDRSRFLQSGGQLPEGFYRFTVQAYDFRRPEVPLSVPATATAWLVLADPPLLNLPTCNSQVTCPPGQPLLFQWTPMHRGSGLSGIAYEFTLVEVRGGLPPEEAMRSLPPLYQTVTRQTSLPYGLELPPLQEGLTYAWRVRAQLDDPALSRLDARSEEVFKNQGYSRVCAFVPGTPVADLPPLSDLTAEALSHVHARFSFAGYSRDNRRRQASTYRLQYRPTHQPDWPWRSVDITDTVYIARELAPDTPYEVKAGVVRNGIASQWSQVTAFTTQAPPEQACYDDEGPLPEITNREPLPNALVGDQIAVGKFTMRLQEVRGGDGVFSGRGTIYVPWMGLTLPVQFDRIAINTDYRMTDGLVHALSKPLDEWREGIEDFWEDRQQLADTTITVSGYLETVTLKEPAEGNNEATTDSRTYVVTLASGETIEIQQPPGQSVAVTDSQGRTIVIDEEGRIGPILEPEADTPVLATGDRISQPVYFTAYEHQHYGFDTQLHDAYTEHYESLPLSEDENSEYPIAWKALATGQTDRVTLKGDTTGLKLITQSGQPVPVLEKTGDDLYTILLTGQGDKEESYLQAIRTNAEDSTESLSGQLNTVSYAPQQLTLKVVPVNGAGYMKPGGGKDILKALKATYGPAVVNSTVIYDDAFTADYDTDGDGALDDGSTGMLSNYTPEMRKLIRSYEQAHKTEDGTYYLFLVHTPKSAIDEDGTDNARAGFMPYKRQFGFIFTSRIGNPDHFDKTIAHELGHGAFRLPHTFVETPALEEWATDNLMDYTFFGTQLHKHQWDLIHNPRPVWGLLTGDEEVSAFGEGPGGICLGDEEAIRTLNSRYTHFYLPDGRILDTRGSLQVSGFFPYSADEPQATRGTVFSLRPEAYDYTHVYTSTEEKNTTYGFGLKITSTGLSTIKAENLTLPESSDKAVRVRINKEGRAIDVLDQAGSLVETIPFTRDCACNEVTPSEEQTFAFDDHTSHYVDKARDLGKPVTGAIHHTSEIIHALLASVNAQKPTHAKDEAFLGHILADKLLTYEAFNEGRKFYVAPVEVNTLSLSQASWDQVARTVFEEASLTADDILITVPYVRCSGIGNDLGEYFFMPGLAYGDNIRIDHSQLKKGQYKNTQRVASFQAGIISPVEDFVVDVFRHTAKKMLLYKAIYNASNTVECIEIRKDDVSGQAFNKTIRLYYQSSVDHLAQLLEEQKAELKKAEDDLNRFLTNPQLPASRKREAALATERRLRVLKVTHAEARLAFIRAQSQRNTLTPYQSAYFDLKIREQHLDQPFEHPNIEGLELAHTFGLAYIYSDAFNDLRERLAYSDEDLSTIDWEDAWAFTDKTDYILKQYDQTVYNSIDGASVALGCFGLDFIADGVGLGYSLFRGDVVQAGGYSVGVLVIGPEGVVIAKASVSALVVLITKNGLEEGGEQLGRRALLKLGQKYADEGVISREAFAELQSLEERELAAALKAALSGRRLPGELPFLSQLHEEALSTVSRWDEAVYLKLEDDLASNPAFAEKFFDLANTDPGVVEAWKVIENNPLLRKKPENLENISKWIDEGIEFQKLSDGIAKSRSKQNLIDGLGTAKSKLHAQVLIKDYDNIPGVTKGRYISNSSTMEDKVDLPSNWSTELDIDQGIVETFTGKIEPLELQPGQKIYRVSPAGRQGGAYWTRTKPEKLEEIVGGTAVQPQWNNFEYIHEYVVPEGITIRSWIGNTARQPVSKFTPSNHHLPGGDEQLYIYYISKQDPGFNSSVTTTKAKW, from the coding sequence ATGATGAAAGGGAGGCCGTTACGACGGCTGTGGGTGAAAGTATGGGTGTGTATGTTCTGCCTGTTGGGCGTATTCGGGCAGGCTTCTGCCCAGTCTGCCGTGCAGGCCAGCCTGCAGCTATTCCCTCCCCACAGCGTCTACCTGAGCCACTACAGCCAGCCCGGCAGCCTGCAGGTACAGCTCCTGCTTCGCGACCTCAGCGAGGCCAGCTACCCCGTACAACTCCGCTGGAGCATCGAAGGCCCCGGCATACGGCTCACCACGCGACAGGGCTACCAGGGCAATGTCATCACCCTGCAGGGCGGCATGCCCCGCCTGCTCTCCGCCCCCGAGCTGGCTAGTGGCCTCTCTGCCGACGCATTAGACTTCAGCGGCTACGACCGCAGTCGCTTCCTCCAAAGTGGCGGCCAGCTCCCGGAAGGCTTCTACCGCTTCACGGTACAGGCCTACGACTTCAGAAGGCCCGAGGTACCCCTTTCTGTTCCCGCTACTGCCACCGCCTGGCTCGTCCTGGCCGATCCGCCTCTGCTCAACCTGCCCACCTGCAACAGCCAGGTCACCTGCCCGCCCGGCCAGCCTTTGCTCTTCCAGTGGACCCCCATGCACCGGGGCTCAGGCCTTAGCGGGATCGCCTATGAGTTCACCCTGGTAGAAGTGCGCGGCGGCCTGCCGCCCGAAGAGGCGATGCGCAGCCTGCCTCCTCTCTACCAGACCGTCACCCGCCAGACCAGCCTCCCCTACGGCCTCGAGCTACCGCCCCTGCAGGAAGGCCTTACCTACGCCTGGCGGGTTAGGGCGCAACTGGACGACCCGGCTCTATCTCGACTTGACGCTCGATCGGAAGAGGTTTTCAAAAACCAGGGCTACAGCCGGGTCTGCGCCTTCGTACCTGGCACCCCCGTGGCCGACCTGCCTCCCCTAAGCGACCTTACTGCCGAGGCCCTCAGCCACGTCCACGCCAGGTTCTCCTTTGCCGGATACAGCAGAGACAACCGCCGCCGCCAGGCCAGCACCTACCGGCTGCAGTATCGCCCCACCCACCAGCCCGACTGGCCCTGGCGCAGCGTTGATATCACCGACACTGTCTACATCGCCCGGGAGCTCGCCCCCGACACCCCCTACGAAGTAAAGGCCGGCGTGGTGCGCAACGGTATCGCTTCCCAGTGGAGCCAGGTCACCGCCTTTACCACCCAGGCCCCGCCTGAGCAAGCCTGCTATGATGATGAAGGCCCCCTGCCTGAGATCACCAACCGGGAACCCCTGCCCAATGCCCTGGTCGGTGACCAGATCGCCGTGGGCAAGTTCACCATGCGCCTGCAGGAGGTCCGCGGTGGCGACGGGGTCTTCAGTGGAAGAGGTACCATTTACGTCCCCTGGATGGGCCTTACCCTTCCCGTACAGTTCGACCGCATTGCCATCAACACCGACTACCGGATGACCGACGGGCTCGTCCATGCCCTCAGCAAGCCCCTTGATGAGTGGCGGGAAGGCATAGAAGATTTCTGGGAAGACCGGCAGCAACTGGCCGATACCACCATCACCGTCTCCGGCTACCTTGAAACCGTTACCCTGAAAGAACCGGCCGAAGGCAATAACGAAGCGACCACCGACTCACGCACCTACGTTGTCACCCTGGCCAGCGGTGAGACCATTGAGATCCAGCAGCCCCCCGGCCAGAGTGTAGCCGTAACTGACAGCCAGGGCCGCACCATCGTCATCGATGAAGAAGGCCGCATAGGCCCCATCCTCGAGCCGGAGGCAGACACGCCTGTACTCGCCACTGGCGACCGCATCAGCCAACCCGTCTACTTCACTGCCTACGAGCACCAGCACTACGGCTTTGATACCCAACTGCATGACGCCTACACGGAGCACTATGAAAGCCTTCCCCTGAGCGAGGATGAAAACAGCGAATACCCTATCGCCTGGAAAGCCTTAGCCACCGGGCAGACCGACAGAGTCACCCTTAAAGGCGATACCACCGGCCTGAAGCTGATTACCCAATCTGGCCAGCCCGTACCGGTGCTTGAAAAGACCGGTGACGACCTGTACACCATCCTGCTCACCGGCCAGGGAGACAAGGAAGAAAGCTACCTGCAGGCCATACGCACCAATGCTGAAGACAGCACTGAGAGCCTCAGCGGCCAGCTCAACACCGTCAGCTACGCTCCCCAGCAACTCACCCTGAAGGTAGTGCCCGTCAACGGCGCAGGCTACATGAAGCCCGGTGGTGGGAAAGACATCCTCAAGGCCCTGAAAGCCACCTACGGCCCCGCCGTAGTCAACTCGACCGTCATCTATGATGATGCCTTTACCGCCGACTACGACACTGACGGCGATGGCGCTTTGGACGATGGGAGTACCGGCATGCTCTCCAACTACACCCCTGAGATGAGAAAGCTCATCAGGAGCTATGAGCAGGCGCATAAGACAGAAGACGGCACCTACTACCTCTTCCTGGTCCACACCCCCAAAAGCGCCATAGACGAAGACGGAACGGACAACGCCAGGGCCGGCTTTATGCCCTACAAGCGCCAGTTCGGCTTTATCTTCACCTCCCGTATCGGTAACCCCGACCACTTCGACAAGACCATCGCCCACGAGCTCGGCCACGGCGCTTTCCGCCTCCCGCACACCTTCGTGGAGACTCCCGCCCTGGAGGAGTGGGCCACAGACAATCTGATGGACTACACCTTTTTCGGCACCCAGCTGCACAAGCACCAGTGGGACCTCATCCACAACCCCCGGCCCGTATGGGGCCTGCTCACAGGGGATGAGGAGGTTTCTGCCTTTGGTGAAGGACCAGGAGGCATCTGCCTGGGAGACGAAGAAGCCATCCGGACACTCAACAGCCGGTATACCCATTTCTACCTGCCCGACGGCCGCATCCTCGATACCCGGGGCAGCCTGCAGGTATCAGGCTTCTTCCCTTATAGCGCTGATGAACCCCAAGCTACCAGAGGCACCGTGTTTTCCCTAAGGCCGGAAGCATACGACTACACCCACGTCTACACCTCAACCGAAGAAAAGAACACCACCTATGGTTTTGGCCTGAAAATCACCTCCACAGGCCTGAGTACTATAAAAGCCGAAAACCTCACCCTGCCGGAAAGCTCCGATAAAGCCGTCAGAGTAAGGATCAATAAAGAAGGCCGTGCCATAGACGTGCTGGACCAGGCCGGCAGCCTTGTAGAAACCATTCCCTTTACCCGGGACTGCGCCTGCAACGAAGTCACCCCCTCTGAAGAGCAAACCTTTGCCTTCGATGACCATACCAGCCACTACGTAGACAAAGCCCGCGATTTAGGGAAACCCGTAACCGGCGCTATCCACCACACCAGCGAAATCATCCATGCCCTTTTAGCCAGTGTCAATGCGCAAAAGCCCACCCATGCAAAAGATGAGGCCTTCCTGGGACACATCCTCGCCGATAAGCTCCTCACCTACGAAGCATTTAATGAAGGCCGTAAGTTCTATGTCGCCCCGGTTGAGGTAAATACCCTGTCTTTGAGCCAGGCCTCGTGGGACCAGGTAGCCCGGACCGTCTTTGAGGAAGCCTCCCTCACCGCCGATGACATACTGATCACCGTCCCCTATGTCCGGTGTAGTGGTATCGGCAACGACCTGGGCGAGTACTTCTTCATGCCCGGCCTCGCCTACGGCGACAATATCCGGATTGACCACAGCCAGCTGAAGAAAGGGCAATACAAAAACACCCAACGGGTGGCCAGCTTCCAGGCCGGCATCATCAGCCCGGTGGAAGACTTTGTCGTCGATGTATTCCGCCACACCGCCAAGAAGATGCTCCTGTACAAGGCCATCTACAATGCCTCCAATACAGTAGAATGCATTGAGATACGGAAAGACGATGTCTCCGGGCAGGCCTTCAACAAAACCATCCGCCTCTACTACCAGAGCTCCGTAGACCACCTGGCGCAGTTATTAGAAGAGCAGAAAGCCGAACTTAAGAAAGCTGAAGATGACCTGAACCGCTTTCTAACCAACCCGCAGCTACCAGCCAGCCGTAAGCGGGAAGCGGCCCTTGCCACAGAAAGACGATTGCGGGTACTGAAGGTCACCCATGCAGAAGCCAGGCTTGCCTTTATCCGGGCCCAGTCCCAACGTAATACCCTTACTCCCTACCAGTCAGCCTATTTTGACCTGAAAATAAGGGAACAGCACCTCGATCAGCCCTTTGAGCACCCTAATATAGAGGGGCTTGAGCTAGCTCACACCTTCGGTCTGGCCTATATCTACAGCGATGCGTTCAATGACCTGCGGGAGAGGCTGGCCTATAGCGATGAAGACCTCAGTACTATAGACTGGGAAGATGCCTGGGCCTTCACCGACAAGACTGACTATATACTGAAGCAGTACGACCAAACCGTCTATAACTCCATAGACGGAGCTTCAGTAGCGCTGGGATGTTTCGGACTTGACTTTATCGCTGATGGAGTAGGGCTCGGCTATTCCCTGTTCAGAGGTGATGTAGTCCAGGCAGGCGGCTACTCCGTCGGTGTACTGGTCATTGGTCCCGAGGGCGTGGTCATTGCCAAGGCCTCGGTATCCGCCCTGGTGGTTCTCATCACCAAAAACGGACTCGAAGAAGGCGGGGAACAACTGGGCAGGAGAGCCCTGCTCAAGCTGGGCCAGAAGTATGCAGACGAAGGCGTGATCAGCCGTGAAGCCTTCGCAGAGCTGCAGAGTCTTGAAGAAAGAGAGCTGGCCGCCGCCCTCAAGGCAGCGCTCAGTGGCAGAAGGTTACCCGGTGAGTTACCCTTCCTGAGCCAGCTCCATGAGGAGGCACTAAGCACCGTAAGCCGATGGGACGAAGCTGTCTATCTTAAGCTTGAAGACGACCTGGCCAGTAACCCGGCATTTGCTGAGAAATTTTTCGACCTTGCGAATACTGATCCGGGGGTGGTAGAGGCGTGGAAGGTTATTGAAAATAACCCGCTCTTAAGGAAGAAACCGGAAAATTTAGAAAACATTAGCAAGTGGATCGATGAAGGTATAGAATTTCAAAAATTATCCGATGGAATTGCAAAGTCCAGAAGTAAACAAAATCTTATTGATGGTTTAGGAACTGCCAAAAGTAAGCTTCACGCTCAAGTATTAATTAAAGATTATGATAATATTCCTGGTGTAACAAAAGGCAGGTACATTAGTAATAGCTCTACTATGGAGGATAAAGTTGATTTACCATCTAATTGGTCAACAGAATTAGATATAGATCAAGGAATAGTTGAGACATTTACTGGTAAAATCGAGCCATTAGAATTACAGCCGGGACAAAAAATTTATCGAGTCAGTCCCGCAGGTAGACAAGGGGGAGCATATTGGACAAGAACGAAACCAGAAAAGCTGGAAGAAATAGTAGGCGGTACTGCTGTTCAACCCCAATGGAATAATTTCGAGTATATTCATGAATATGTAGTGCCAGAAGGAATTACTATTAGGTCGTGGATTGGAAATACTGCTCGCCAACCAGTAAGCAAATTTACTCCAAGCAATCATCATCTGCCAGGTGGAGATGAACAACTTTATATTTACTATATAAGTAAACAAGATCCTGGTTTTAATTCTTCCGTTACAACTACAAAAGCAAAATGGTAA